Proteins co-encoded in one Hymenobacter swuensis DY53 genomic window:
- a CDS encoding DUF5522 domain-containing protein, translating into MPSAAPQPLQPGDFYFTPEGYMVFTEQYHRRRGSCCGNGCRHCPWQAARDKKKANSGPKQG; encoded by the coding sequence GTGCCTTCAGCCGCTCCTCAGCCCCTCCAGCCCGGCGACTTCTATTTCACTCCGGAAGGATACATGGTATTCACCGAACAGTACCATCGGCGGCGCGGCTCCTGCTGCGGCAACGGTTGCCGGCACTGCCCATGGCAGGCGGCGCGCGACAAAAAGAAGGCGAATTCGGGCCCGAAACAGGGCTAA